The genomic window TGTAAAACACAAAAAACTGGGATTTGGATTTTGATTAGAAATTGTTCGATTAAAAGCAATTTCAGAAAATCCTTTGAAATAGATCAActgaaaaagtaaaaaagaaaagtggAAGATCAACATAAAGAGGTTGCttacttttgtttttaaaaaatgactAATATTGCTGAAAAGATGATCAAAATACAAGTACTATAATGTACCCCAAGATACAAGGAAAACCAATCTGCTTAAGCAGACAAcagaagcaaaaacaaaaacaataataatcatgagataaaattataattagctAAAACAATAACTAGTAATTGACacacaattaaaaaacaataagcAAACTAAATTCCATTAATATCTTAATTGCAAGGggtttattttttggtatttgACTTGCAGTGGAAAGAGAGAGATGCTCTATCAAGTCTGTGTAAAcagaacaaacaaaaattacaaGAGTTATGGAGTAGAAAACACCATAACGCATATCCCAcataatcatatcatatataaaaCAAAGAAACGCAATACAAATGCCCTAAGATATAACCTAGAGTAAAATGAAGCCAATACCATTATATTCTATGCAATCACCAAGCAATTTGTCCATCCGAAGAAACATCATTAAATTTTACTGGCAAAAGAAATGCCTTCCTTTGCAAGTTGATTCACATCCTCTACCGCAGGTTTGACTCTAGCAACTTTGGCAATAGCTTTGTTGTCATCGGGACTTCCGCCTTCCAAAAAGGCCCCAATAACTTTCCCGTCTTTAATCCAGTATGTCCCAAAATTAGGCTTTGGTGATGCAGGATTGTTGTCTCCAAATAGCACTGTTTCACCAACATTGTCGCCATAGAATTGCCAAGACAGGTCAAATGAACGGGAATAGAAGTATGGAAGGTAATCATACTCTTCAACTGTTTTTCCTGCCTCTGCTGCAATGATGGCCTGCATGAAAATGATACATGTGTTGGGAACTTGGGATTAAGGAGGCACTCGGGGAAAACGATACATGTGTTTTGTGCATAACTGGAGAAGCATAAATATGTAAGGAAGTTGCTTACCTTTGCAGCCTGCTCAGCTGATTTGCGAGCATGGTCAACATGTTCAACTCTTCTATCCTCGTTGTACAATTTCAAAGGGAATGTGGCAACATCACCAACAGCATATACATCGGAAACATTTGTTTTGAAGAAGGAATCAGTCTACAACCACAACAAATGCTATCAATGATATTGATATCAAGATTTATTAATCACAACTAAGATTTTTTAAAGCTTGACACAAGCCTCAGAATATGGTCTCACTAACCTTGATTCCACCCTTCTCCTCTTCAACCTGCCCTTTGAATAAGGATATTTGAGGCCTTCCTccaacaccaacaacaacaatatcTGCTTCCAGTACCCTACCATCCTTTAGTTTGACTTCTTTTACCTGACAGAGTAACATATGGATGAAAGTCAAGCTAAATTTGATTAGGAGTTTTAAAATCCCATAATATGACGGTATTCCAAGATCACATGCAACCATACCTCTCCATCGGAGTTACTAGTGAATCCAGTAGCAACAGTTCCTTTAATGATATTGACCCCCTTATTTGCATAATATCCTTCATAGAATGCAGCTATTTCAGCAGTAAAAAGTCTTGGCACTGCAACATTggttaaaaatatataagtttAGAAAAGGAGTACACACACATTCATATGAGTGGGAGTGGTAGCGAGAAACGTTTATAAATGTCCACTTACTACACCAAGGTTCTGGGTAGACCATGGTAACATCAATATTGTTGAGTCTCAAAACTGCACTCAACTCCAGACCAATGTACCCTCCCCCAACAACCACAGCTTTCCCATTCTTCTTTGCTTTGATTGCCTCATACAATTTGTCAGCATCATCAACCTCccttaaataaaatatgtttttggcaTCAGCTCCTTCTACACCGAAATCCGTCAACCTTATAACctgcaaaattaattttttagtatTAGTAAGTGCTAAAAGAATGTGAAATATGAACACTGAATGTAACATCTCTAATATCAACAAGGAGCCTTACAGTTGAGCCAGTTGCAATAACCAAAGTCTGGTAAGTGAATGTTTCTCCTTTAGCACTTGTCAGGGATTTTGCAGCAAGGTCTGCTTTTACAATTTCTGTACTGAGATGCAACTGTACTCCTGCAATGACCAGTTTAATTTGCAATCTAACATCAGATATCTGTTGTTAAATCCCATTCTAATATTTACTTATCTCTTCCTTTAGCTCAAAACCGAAAATTTATTCTGAAAACCATCCAATTATAATAAGGGGGGTCAAGGCCAAATTAACCTTTCTCATTGTACCACTCAGGAAGTAATCTTTCTCCTCCACTCCCAACACAGGTATGGAATCCAGGAAGTCTGGCAGGAGCTGCAAAAATTCAATTGTAACATTAAGTTAAATATCCAGAGAAACAAGCAAGGCAAGCTGCtatttaaacttcaaaggatAATTCATCAAAGATAACAAGCCCAAGATTAACGACAAATGCAAATAAACATAACCTTCCCTAAATTTGAAGAAATGCAAtcaaattaacaatattacaaCATGTAGCTATCAAGATTAACCCACAAGAGAATGGGGAAAATTAAGGACGAAAGACAGCATGTAACTTACACTCTGGAAAAAGGTAAGCCTTGCTAAGAGCAGGACGTTCATAAGGTGCAACCTGCACAAAGGTAAGATAGGTCAGGAAATTTGTAGCACAATAATAACTGCACAAGGCTCAACTGATAAAAACATGATACAAAAACAAAGCTTGAAAAGAAAAACGAAACTAAGGAAAAACAAATACAACAGACACTTGAATTCATAAAAATGCAAAAACTATGTTCGTCACATTGatcattacattttttaaagaACAAATAATTGTCCTCtggatataaaaaaaaaaaaaaaaaaaattgtcgtcTGGATATTGGGCTCATAATCAATACTTACAGAGtaaaaattacattttcaaGAACTAATATGTTTCATCACTAAATTCTCAGGACAAATATGGACATTTACTCATAAAAAAGCCAAGAGAAAGGAGggacataaaaataataaatactttttttatagTCTCCTAGAGACTTAAtgtatattaacaaaaaaaaaattcaaataaaacataaaaatcaattaggaatgaacaaaatttataaacCCTAcgaaattaaatgaaaaacaaaaatcacagttTAAATATGATGCAAAGTGCAGTTCATAAGAGGCACATACTGCTTCTTTGGAAATGATTGCAAGCTCCCCAGGCTTAATTCCTTGGTTCACAAACTCCTTTGCTGCATAACCCTGCAATTTGGATAAAATATCTGAATCATTCAATCAAGATTTAACCGATATCCACCAACGACAGTATAAAGATTTTTTAAACAGTCAAGTAATCATAATTGTTGGATCATTACAAATATTTCACtttaatcatatcatatctaCTTTAAAAGTCACATGGAAAACAGTGTCAAAAGTTTTACACATACAGTTATCTAAATTAATCTCGCTTAAATTCAAAGCACAACAAACTCAAAGTTCAAAAATTAAGTATAATTCTTCATAACGATCATCACAGTTTTCACAAAGAAATACAATTCAACTTATAACTCTCAACAAAACAATTACAAAAACATCATCTAAGTTCTCTTAtgactctaaaaaaaatcaaatcctCAATTCAGATTGCAAATTCATAAGGATCTACGATAGAATTCCAAAAGAtcaatcaacaaattcaaacaCGAATACAAAATTGAAAGGATTAAGAGAAGTGAAACTAACAGCTGAGACTCCTCCTCCAACGATGATGTACTTGAATGAGTGTTCCGCCATTTTTGATTGATTGATGTGAGAAAATCGCTGCAAATTCGGCTCTGTATTTGTTCAGTGGAAACGAAATGAAACTAGCTATTGGTATTGGTCAGATCCATTATATTGGGTTTCttggttttgatttttggaGGGTATTTTGGGAAATGGACACTGTATGAAAGGAATCGTAGTGACGTGGAATTGTAATGACGTGGCAGATTAACAGTTGCAAATTTGGTTCTTGCTACTTACCTCCCCACTCTCTCGGGCAGTATCAAAATCGTATATTTCTTTTACAAAATtgccattcaaatttcaaagacCATTCAGCCATATCATCGCTCATAATTCTCAATGATATTCTTTCCTGTTATATATAGCATAGCAAAAGTATAATTCGTTTTCCATTTGTACCGACATGATGTTTCTCATTCCTATCGGGAAGCTAATAGGAGTGCGGATGCACTGGCATCTATGGGTTGCAcgttaaattacaacatagtCTATTTTGAGACTTGTCCGATTAATATTCGAGAGTTAATTCATGCTGATGTGTTGGGGATCAGCACCCTGCGTTTGATTTCTTTGTAgttctttttttgtttgggCTTTGCCCtcattattatcaaaaaaaaaaaaaaaaaaaagaacatctACATTGGAAATACTCATACTTAATTGAACCTCACGTGTAcatatcacttatttataatattttaataatagtatttaataagtactcaatctctccaacccaacatctcttaaaaagttctaattaGGCCCTACCAATAACACATTtcaccaataactatacatcattataaatgagacccacaaaaataaaataggtattaatgcttattgtataactagtacctattaggtactcaaatggatattgctccaatggtagtacctaataagtatcatgagtacctaataggtattacaccattggagatggtcttagaaCACCCACAATGGAGCTCTCcaaatttgagtacttaactgggTTTCActgtacacatcactcatttattattttttaataatagtacctaataagtattcaatccctccaactcaacacctcttaaaaaattataaatcagtCCCACTAATAACTCTACATCTCATCAATAATACTACATCTTTATTAGTAggtcccacaaaaatatattataataaggagagagagagagagagggtacctattaggtactcaatgagttttgctccaatggtagtacctaataagtacctatataagtacctaatatgtactaccattggagatggtcttataTACATGGTAAAGTCAAATATGATTACCGTCCGCATGAGGTTAGCTCAGTTGGTAACGGATATCGTATTTTATATGtcatatttatctattttaaggGTGAAACTTCTAGTCattagactatttgacaaaaaacaaatcaattcaaTTACCTAAATACAAATTATTCAAATATACTTGTtttatatggtatcagagctatCTCTGAATCACACGTCTAGACATAGAATTTCCTGCGAATAAATTTGCGCAACAAATGCAAGCTTCTGCGTTAAATATATGCCCTCACCAATGTCTCTTGaatttttcccttctttttttaaggtaaaaaaTTTGACCACGAGAGCATGTCTTCATTCCAATATCTACAAGTTAGTGACATACCTCTCCTCATGCCTACTCTACTGCTTCCATTCCTCTATCTCTGTGTTGACATAATCGTCTAGGTCATCCATCGTCTCAAATTTTCCATGGCATCCTGAAATCAAATAATATTCCTATCAaatttaattcaaattcaacTAATTGCTCCAACTATATTCTCTAACAACATTAGAGCTACCGATCTATGTGAATTCCAGTCTTCAACTATATTCTCCGACAATATTAGAGCTACCTATTGTTGAAGAACAATTCAATCAGATGCACCAGATGTTGTAGCACCTGTCCCTCGTTTTTGTTAGTTACTTGCTTTGCAAGTCagttgtta from Trifolium pratense cultivar HEN17-A07 linkage group LG1, ARS_RC_1.1, whole genome shotgun sequence includes these protein-coding regions:
- the LOC123906961 gene encoding monodehydroascorbate reductase-like — encoded protein: MAEHSFKYIIVGGGVSAGYAAKEFVNQGIKPGELAIISKEAVAPYERPALSKAYLFPESPARLPGFHTCVGSGGERLLPEWYNEKGVQLHLSTEIVKADLAAKSLTSAKGETFTYQTLVIATGSTVIRLTDFGVEGADAKNIFYLREVDDADKLYEAIKAKKNGKAVVVGGGYIGLELSAVLRLNNIDVTMVYPEPWCMPRLFTAEIAAFYEGYYANKGVNIIKGTVATGFTSNSDGEVKEVKLKDGRVLEADIVVVGVGGRPQISLFKGQVEEEKGGIKTDSFFKTNVSDVYAVGDVATFPLKLYNEDRRVEHVDHARKSAEQAAKAIIAAEAGKTVEEYDYLPYFYSRSFDLSWQFYGDNVGETVLFGDNNPASPKPNFGTYWIKDGKVIGAFLEGGSPDDNKAIAKVARVKPAVEDVNQLAKEGISFASKI